TATGTGGATAGGGAGCTGCACCGCAATATAACGTTGAAGAAAATATCGGAGGATTTACACTTTAATTGTGCCTATTTGGGGCAGAAGTTCAAACATCATGAAAATATGTCCTACAATGAATATGTATTGAAACAACGGATGGAAAAGGCGAAGCGGCTTCTGGAACAAACGGATCTGCTCATTTACGAGGTCGCAAACATGGTCGGGTATACGGATATCGACTGGTTCTATAAGAAGTTCAAAGCGTACACGGGAACGAGCGCTAAAGCGTACAGGGAAATAAAGCGCTTGCATGTAGTAAAGAGCGGGTAACGAAGTAAAAACTTGCACATTGTGGCTGCTTGAGCGGGATTACTATAATGAAAGCGTAGACATCGCATGCGGCATCGTCTCAAAAAGTTAAGATGGGGGAATGAAAATGGGTGGCAAGGCCGGAAAAAGACGCTACGCCAAGTCCATCACGCTGCTCATGGCGGCGATCATGGTACTCTCGGCTTGCAGCGGCAATAACGGGGGCGGCAATGAGAACGCGCCGGCGAATCAAGGCGAGACCGCAACGAACGAAGGAACGACGGAAGGAAACGGCGAGGCGTCAGGGAACGACACTTCGGCGGATCCGATGGGCAAATACGATCCTCCGATCGAAGTGACGACCATCCGGAATTTGAGCGATGTCGTCGAGAATAACGTGCTAGGCGTCCTCCAAGGCGAAACGCTGGAAGACAACCGATGGTCGCGTCTGTACGAAGAACAGCTCGGCATTAAAATCAAATATGACTGGGTCGTTAAGGGCAACCCCGATTCGGACCAATATCTGCAGAAGCTGAACGTGACGCTGGCGTCCGGAGAACTGCCGGACTTCCTTCCGGTAAGCCCCATTCAGTTAAAGCAACTGGCGGAATCCGACCTCATCGAAGATATGACGGAACTGTACGAGAAATACGCGTCCCCGCTGACCAAGGACATCTTGTCTCAGGAAGGCAGCGGCCCGTTCGACGCGGCTACGCTCGACGGCAAGCTGATGGCGATTCCGCAAGTCGAGCCGTCGATCGAGCGATCCATGTTTATCTGGATTCGTACGGATTGGATGGAAAAGCTCGGCCTTCCGCAGCCGAAGACGATGGCGGACGTGCTTGCGATCTCGAAGGCATTCGCGGAGAACGATCCGGACGGCAACGGCAAGAAAGATACGTATGGTCTCGGCATGACGAAGGATGTCTGGGGCGGAGCGATGGGGCTGGAAGGTTTTATGGCCGGCTACAAAGCGTACCCGAACATCTGGGTGGAGGATGCGGAAGGAAAGCTTGTGTTCGGCAGCATCCAGCCTGAAGTGAAGAAAGCGCTTCAAGAGCTTCAGAACATGATGAAGAACGGCCAACTCGACAAGGAATTCGGCATCAAGGACGGCGGCAAAGTGGCGGAAGACATTACGGCCGGCAAAATCGGCATGTTGTACGGCGAACAGTGGAACTCCATCTGGCCGCTGCAGCTCAATAAGAACAACGACCCGGATGCGCAATGGCGTGCATTCCCGATCGTATCGGAGAACGGCGAGCTGCCGAAAGTGCCCCAGAAGTTTAGCACGACGAAGTTTTTCGCCGTCCGGAAGGGTGCCGAGCATCCGGAAGCGGTCATCAAGCTTTTCAATATGCACTTAGAGAAAAACTGGGGCGAAACGGCTGAGTTCGACAAGTATTACGCGCCGAAGGAAGCGGAAAGCGTGTGGCAGCTGTCACCGGTACAACCGGCTCCGCCGAAGAAAAACGTTACGGCGTATCGCGAGATCGACGCGGCGCGCAAAGCGGGCGACATGTCGGTGCTGAAGGGCGAAGCCAAGACGATTCAGGAGAAGATCGATTTGTTTAACAGCGGCTCCAAGGAAGGGTTCGCGGTATGGGGCTGGGAGCGCATTTACGGTCCGGAGGGCTCGATGGGCATTACCGACCAATATGACAAGAACGGTCAATTCCTGATTGACAAGTTTGTTGGGGCGCCTACCCCGACGATGGTCGAGCGGAAGTCCACCCTCGAGAAGCTGCAAGACGAGACGTTCGTCAAAATCATTCTCGGACAGCCGATCGAAACGTTCGATAAATTCGTCGAAGACTGGAAGAAGCTCGGAGGCGAACAGATTACGCAAGAAGTCAACGAATGGTACGAAACAACGAAGTAATGGATCAGCAGAGGCAGGCGCCTACGGCCCCTGCCTCCTTGCTTCTCTGCACTCGAGACGGAGGGGATAGGTATGCGGAACAAACGAGCGTGGAGGGAGCTTCCCCTTCACTTGATGATTTTACCGGGACTGTTGTTTATCGTCATCTTCTCCTACATCCCGATGGCCGGTATCATGATCGCGTTTCAGCGATTCGTACCCGCAAAAGGGCTGTTCGGCGACCAGAAATGGGTGGGATGGGATAATTTCAATTACGTCATGGAGCTCCCCAGCTTCATGCAAGTGCTCTGGAATACTTTGTACATCTCCAGCTTCAAGCTGGTGCTCGGACTGCTTGTGCCGATCGTATTTGCGATTCTGCTGAACGAGTTGAAGAACGAAGTAATTAAGCGGACCGTTCAGACGACGATCTATCTTCCCTATTTCCTATCATGGGTCGTCCTGGGCGGAATCCTGATTGACCTGCTGTCTCCATCCGGCGGAATCGTCAACGATATGCTGAAATCTTTTGGAATAGAACCGATATTTTTCCTGGGAGACAACAAGTGGTTTCCGACCACATTGATTGTTTCGGACATTTGGAAGAACTTCGGCTATGGCACCATCATCTATCTGGCTGCGATTACGGGGATCGATCCGGGGCTATATGAAGCGGCGACGATCGACGGCGCGAACAGGTGGAGAAAAGCGTGGCATATTACGCTGCCCGGCATGCGGATGGTGATCGTGCTGCTGTCGGTGCTGAGTCTAGGCCAGCTTCTGAATGCCGGCTTCGATCAGGTGTTCAACCTGTACAGTCCGCAGGTGTACGAGAGCGGCGATATTCTCGATACCTTCGTATACCGAATCGGACTGTTGGATGCCCAATTCGGCGTGGCGACGGCGGTCGGCTTCTTCAAGTCAGTCGTATCGTTCGTGCTGATCGCGGGTTCATACTTCTTCGCATATCGGTTCGCAAAAT
This genomic window from Paenibacillus sp. contains:
- a CDS encoding extracellular solute-binding protein; the encoded protein is MGGKAGKRRYAKSITLLMAAIMVLSACSGNNGGGNENAPANQGETATNEGTTEGNGEASGNDTSADPMGKYDPPIEVTTIRNLSDVVENNVLGVLQGETLEDNRWSRLYEEQLGIKIKYDWVVKGNPDSDQYLQKLNVTLASGELPDFLPVSPIQLKQLAESDLIEDMTELYEKYASPLTKDILSQEGSGPFDAATLDGKLMAIPQVEPSIERSMFIWIRTDWMEKLGLPQPKTMADVLAISKAFAENDPDGNGKKDTYGLGMTKDVWGGAMGLEGFMAGYKAYPNIWVEDAEGKLVFGSIQPEVKKALQELQNMMKNGQLDKEFGIKDGGKVAEDITAGKIGMLYGEQWNSIWPLQLNKNNDPDAQWRAFPIVSENGELPKVPQKFSTTKFFAVRKGAEHPEAVIKLFNMHLEKNWGETAEFDKYYAPKEAESVWQLSPVQPAPPKKNVTAYREIDAARKAGDMSVLKGEAKTIQEKIDLFNSGSKEGFAVWGWERIYGPEGSMGITDQYDKNGQFLIDKFVGAPTPTMVERKSTLEKLQDETFVKIILGQPIETFDKFVEDWKKLGGEQITQEVNEWYETTK
- a CDS encoding ABC transporter permease, with amino-acid sequence MRNKRAWRELPLHLMILPGLLFIVIFSYIPMAGIMIAFQRFVPAKGLFGDQKWVGWDNFNYVMELPSFMQVLWNTLYISSFKLVLGLLVPIVFAILLNELKNEVIKRTVQTTIYLPYFLSWVVLGGILIDLLSPSGGIVNDMLKSFGIEPIFFLGDNKWFPTTLIVSDIWKNFGYGTIIYLAAITGIDPGLYEAATIDGANRWRKAWHITLPGMRMVIVLLSVLSLGQLLNAGFDQVFNLYSPQVYESGDILDTFVYRIGLLDAQFGVATAVGFFKSVVSFVLIAGSYFFAYRFAKYRIF